A DNA window from Oceanivirga salmonicida contains the following coding sequences:
- the smpB gene encoding SsrA-binding protein SmpB translates to MVYAKNKKASFDYFLLEKHETGIELVGTEVKSIRLSKLSIKEAFVRIIKDELFILNMHISPYDFGNINNETESTRPRKLLMNKKEIQKLKEKTKEKGLTLVPISVYAKGRYIKVEIALAKGKKNYDKRQSLKEKDTNRRINEYK, encoded by the coding sequence ATGGTATATGCAAAAAATAAAAAGGCAAGTTTTGATTATTTTCTATTAGAAAAACATGAAACAGGAATAGAACTTGTAGGAACAGAAGTTAAATCTATAAGACTTTCTAAATTAAGTATAAAAGAAGCATTTGTAAGAATAATAAAAGATGAATTATTCATACTAAATATGCATATTAGCCCTTATGATTTTGGTAATATAAATAATGAAACTGAATCTACAAGACCCAGAAAACTTTTGATGAACAAAAAAGAAATACAAAAATTAAAGGAAAAAACAAAAGAAAAGGGACTAACACTAGTTCCTATTTCTGTATATGCAAAAGGGAGATATATAAAAGTAGAGATAGCTTTAGCCAAAGGTAAAAAGAATTATGACAAGAGACAAAGCCTAAAAGAAAAAGATACTAATAGAAGAATTAATGAGTATAAATAG